From a region of the Brassica napus cultivar Da-Ae unplaced genomic scaffold, Da-Ae ScsIHWf_1289;HRSCAF=1840, whole genome shotgun sequence genome:
- the LOC125596770 gene encoding uncharacterized protein LOC125596770: MATLEGDVEALYSQFGDLKSQVDAIHGGWALLTKSNTEMTERLDSMQSTLSRMEAFLTGEKSKGKTVDSSENNDNQVRSSLPSHREDLPLGYRRMSNSLENRSDLMKKAELPVFSGTYPNIWLNRAERYFRLGNFSDQDRFDLLSLSFEGVILNWFLIELEELPFSCWNDFKRRLIARFTHRMEDDPGKRLFSIKQTGSITDYIGEFEELRGLVSGIDEKNLIHVFFNGLKQEMKEVIKMKEPQGLRQHIEAVIKMEDSAFCKSMAAVTTSGSKQASTIPFRTSSQYNSNRQGTSSQSNEASSSKGLQQDKSQVKQLKPMGGPKRLTPAEVAEKRRLGLCYKCDMKWSKTHECHMLELQVLTVLDGCEVEIVNDLFLDTFEDNNGNVTELMELSLNSFLGLSSPTTMKLWGSIGKNNIVVLVDSGASHNFIDPSVLKKAHLTPVNDRRLDILLGTDITVKGSGVCKDIPFTIQSMEDVADFIVLELGRLDMVLGVQWLRTLGRCEVDWETQEMSFVFKGNKITLRGDPSLHGAPTTLNNLLDVETTKGLEFDLDMVQVNNISLTQEIPIPIEHLLDRHVRVFAEPTQLPPLRNREHAINLKAGTGPISVRPYRYPHAYKEEMEKMVSQMLQAGLIRPSRSPYSSPVLLVRKKDGSWRFCIDYRALNKATIPDKFCDNPSSH, translated from the coding sequence ATGGCGACTCTCGAAGGCGATGTCGAAGCGCTGTATTCACAGTTCGGTGATTTGAAGAGTCAGGTTGATGCGATTCACGGAGGTTGGGCCTTACTCACCAAATCGAACACGGAGATGACGGAGAGACTGGACTCGATGCAAAGTACGTTATCGAGAATGGAAGCGTTCTTGACGGGCGAGAAATCGAAAGGGAAGACGGTGGATTCATCGGAGAACAACGATAATCAGGTACGATCATCTCTTCCATCACACAGGGAAGATCTACCGTTAGGATATCGGAGAATGAGTAATTCGTTGGAAAATAGATCTGATCTGATGAAGAAAGCAGAGTTACCAGTTTTCAGTGGGACGTACCCCAATATTTGGTTGAACAGAGCTGAGAGGTATTTCAGATTGGGAAATTTCTCGGATCAAGATCGGTTTGATTTGTTGTCACTCAGTTTTGAAGGGGTGATCTTGAATTGGTTTTTGATTGAGCTAGAGGAGCTGCCTTTTTCTTGTTGGAATGATTTTAAACGGAGACTGATTGCGAGATTTACACATAGAATGGAGGATGATCCAGGGAAGAGACTATTTTCAATCAAGCAAACCGGTTCAATCACTGATTACATTGGAGAGTTTGAGGAACTGCGAGGGTTGGTATCTGGAATTGATGAGAAGAACTTAATTCATGTGTTCTTCAATGGACTCAAACAAGAGATGAAGGAGGTGATTAAGATGAAAGAGCCACAAGGTTTGCGACAACATATTGAAGCAGTGATAAAAATGGAAGATAGTGCGTTCTGTAAATCTATGGCAGCTGTGACAACGTCAGGGTCTAAGCAGGCTTCTACTATTCCGTTTCGTACATCTTCACAGTACAATAGCAATCGCCAGGGGACTTCTTCGCAGTCTAATGAGGCGAGCTCGAGCAAGGGTCTTCAACAAGATAAATCTCAAGTAAAACAGCTTAAACCGATGGGAGGACCAAAACGGTTGACTCCAGCAGAAGTCGCAGAGAAGAGAAGGCTGGGGTTATGTTACAAATGTGATATGAAGTGGTCGAAAACTCACGAATGCCATATGTTGGAGCTTCAAGTACTTACAGTGCTTGACGGGTGTGAAGTGGAAATTGTTAATGATTTGTTTTTGGATACGTTTGAAGACAACAATGGCAATGTCACTGAGTTAATGGAGCTGTCGTTGAACTCTTTTTTGGGTCTTTCTTCTCCAACAACTATGAAGCTGTGGGGATCAATAGGAAAGAATAATATTGTCGTATTAGTGGATAGCGGTGCTTCCCACAATTTCATTGATCCATCAGTATTGAAGAAAGCTCATCTCACTCCAGTGAATGATAGAAGGTTGGACATTCTTTTGGGAACAGATATTACAGTAAAAGGTTCAGGCGTGTGCAAAGATATTCCTTTTACAATACAGAGTATGGAAGATGTTGCAGATTTTATTGTATTGGAGCTTGGCAGACTAGACATGGTCTTGGGGGTTCAATGGCTAAGGACGTTGGGCCGTTGTGAAGTAGACTGGGAGACGCAGGAAATGTCGTTTGTGTTTAAGGGGAACAAAATTACGTTGCGAGGAGATCCTTCACTTCATGGGGCTCCAACAACATTGAACAACCTTCTTGACGTTGAGACTACAAAAGGTTTGGAGTTTGATCTGGACATGGTTCAGGTCAACAACATCAGCTTGACGCAGGAGATTCCAATTCCGATAGAGCATTTATTGGATAGGCACGTGAGAGTTTTTGCAGAGCCAACCCAGTTGCCGCCTCTACGTAACAGAGAGCATGCTATAAATCTAAAAGCAGGCACTGGTCCAATAAGTGTTCGCCCTTATAGATACCCTCATGCGTATAAGGAGGAGATGGAAAAAATGGTTTCTCAAATGCTGCAAGCTGGGTTGATCCGACCGAGTCGTAGCCCGTATTCTAGTCCGGTATTGTTAGTTCGCAAGAAAGACGGTTCATGGCGCTTTTGTATCGACTACAGAGCATTGAACAAGGCTACAATTCCGGACAAGTTTTGTGACAACCCATCCTCTCACTAG